A section of the Candidatus Omnitrophota bacterium genome encodes:
- a CDS encoding 3-isopropylmalate dehydrogenase: MLKIAVIPGDGTGPEVVREGLKVLKEVAKKYNISYETKTFPFGGEYYLKNKVPMPGDALEELKQFSCIFLGAIGHPKVKPGILELGILLKIRFGLDQYINLRPIKLFDERFCPLKDKTSKDVDFVVVRENSEGLYKGMGDFTDKGTKQEIARQISYNTRKGVERCIRYAFEFTKKRNKNKRLTLCGKTNVLTYAWDLWERTFQEIAGEYPDVSTDYAHVDATCMWMVKNPEWFDVIVTDNMFGDIITDLGAMVQGGMGIAAGGNISPSGVSMFEPIGGSAPKYTGKDVINPLAAICALSMMLEEAGQGKAAETVENAVIKVVRTKLKSLSAGKMGYSTSEVGDLVVENL; the protein is encoded by the coding sequence ATGCTTAAAATAGCTGTTATACCGGGTGACGGTACAGGGCCAGAAGTAGTTAGGGAAGGCTTAAAGGTATTAAAGGAAGTTGCAAAAAAATACAATATAAGCTATGAGACTAAAACCTTTCCTTTTGGCGGAGAATATTATCTCAAGAATAAGGTTCCCATGCCTGGCGATGCACTCGAGGAATTAAAGCAATTTTCATGCATATTTTTAGGCGCCATTGGTCATCCCAAGGTAAAACCAGGAATTCTAGAATTAGGAATTTTGTTAAAAATCAGATTCGGTCTAGATCAGTATATAAATTTAAGGCCGATTAAATTGTTTGATGAGAGATTTTGTCCTTTAAAAGATAAAACTAGCAAGGATGTTGATTTTGTAGTTGTAAGGGAAAATTCAGAAGGCCTATATAAAGGTATGGGCGATTTTACTGACAAGGGCACAAAGCAGGAGATTGCAAGGCAGATTTCTTATAATACGCGTAAAGGCGTAGAACGTTGTATTCGTTATGCCTTTGAATTTACGAAAAAACGCAACAAAAACAAGAGGCTCACGCTTTGCGGTAAAACTAATGTTCTCACATATGCCTGGGATTTATGGGAGAGAACGTTTCAGGAGATCGCTGGAGAATATCCAGATGTTTCGACTGATTATGCCCATGTTGATGCTACCTGTATGTGGATGGTAAAGAATCCAGAATGGTTTGACGTAATTGTTACTGATAATATGTTCGGAGACATAATTACAGATTTGGGTGCTATGGTTCAAGGCGGTATGGGCATTGCAGCAGGCGGAAATATTAGTCCTAGCGGCGTATCAATGTTTGAGCCTATCGGAGGTTCTGCTCCAAAATATACGGGAAAAGATGTAATCAATCCCTTGGCAGCAATTTGTGCTTTATCCATGATGCTAGAGGAGGCAGGTCAGGGCAAGGCAGCAGAGACAGTAGAAAATGCTGTAATTAAGGTTGTGCGCACGAAACTAAAATCGCTCTCAGCTGGTAAGATGGGGTACTCAACGAGTGAAGTAGGCGATTTAGTAGTAGAAAATTTATAA